In Prunus dulcis chromosome 2, ALMONDv2, whole genome shotgun sequence, a single genomic region encodes these proteins:
- the LOC117620183 gene encoding serine/threonine-protein phosphatase 4 regulatory subunit 2-B, with product MEMPSNENSQPSMNSTSDADNQHETIVPDGLNNAYKESKHELAEEEVRGILAVIASTGKFWHDWDKLKSMLSFQLKQVLLEYPEGKMADEQQIASLGETYPELVKRLDEALNSFTEGPPFTLQRLCEILLDAQTTYPNLSKLAFALEKNLLVTTMLTVSTDPYPQPMVQNSAEPKQATEEPKLHSDSVQNGVEPMVGDRDEVMAEVEQADIDDDMTIAIEAFEDIVGSSETNSVQTNNS from the exons ATGGAAATGCCATCAAATGAGAATTCACAGCCCTCAATGAATTCTACCAGTGATGCTGATAATCAACATGAGACTATTGTTCCTGATGGTTTAAATAATGC ATATAAGGAGTCCAAGCATGAGCTTGCTGAAGAAGAAGTTAGAGGCATACTAGCAGTTATTGCATCCACCGGAAAATTTTG GCATGATTGGGACAAATTAAAAAGCATGCTATCCTTTCAGCTGAAGCAG GTTCTGTTGGAGTATCCTGAGGGAAAAATGGCAGATGAGCAGCAAATTGCTTCTTTAGGAGAAACGTACCCAGAACTGGTGAAGAGGTTGGATGAAG CTCTTAATAGTTTTACCGAAGGTCCTCCATTTACACTTCAGAGGCTTTGCGAG ATCCTTTTGGATGCACAAACCACCTATCCAAATCTCTCAAAGCTTGCTTTTGCACTAGAAAAG aATCTATTGGTGACAACCATGCTGACGGTCTCAACTGATCCATATCCACAACCCATGGTGCAAAATTCAGCTGAACCAAAGCAAGCAACTGAAGAACCTAAACTTCACTCTGATTCAGTGCAGAATGGGGTGGAACCTATGGTAGGTGATAGGGATGAAGTTATGGCAGAGGTAGAACAAGCTGATATTGATGATGATATGACCATTGCCATAGAAGCTTTTGAAGATATAGTTGGATCATCAGAAACAAATTCAGTGCAGACCAATAATTCTTAG